The Candidatus Nitrosotenuis cloacae DNA window TTACTCTATTCACAAGGTTATGCTAAACAGATGGTACCTCAATGCAATTGTATACTGGTGCTTTGTAGTCGCACCGTTGTGGATTGCAAGGGGAGTTTGGAGGTACTTTGAAAAGACGGCAATCGATACCGGTATGAACATCGGAATCGAAAAGGCGGTTGGCTGGGGGGCCAAAGTTGTACAGGGAACCCAGACAGGCGTGGCCCAGTCGTATCTGTATGTATTTGGAGCAGGAATCCTATTTTTGGTCCTGATATTGTTCATCTAGGTGATATGGTATGATAGAGATTACTTCTACACCAATCATACTGATTGCAATACTTGGCACTATCGGCATGCTGCTTCCTATAATCAGCATTGCAAGAAAGGACAAGGGCTCAAACACGCTATACGCCGCGATTGCATTTGGCGCACTCATCGCATCAATTGGATATGTCGTATATGAAACGGTAACCAACCAGCTGCCACCTGCGGCAATATTCTCAGGGGATGTTCTGTCTAACGACTCATTTAGCGGCCTATTTGCAATCGCAATGCTTATTGTCTCAATAATGACAACAGTGGGTTCCTTCAGCTTTATGCGAAACCAGTCGCATCACGCAGTCTACTATTCCATGATATTGCTCTCCACGATTGGTATGGTGCTAGTTGCGTACTCGACGGATCTTGTGATGCTGTTTGTGGCATGGGAGCTGATGAGCATTCCGACATACGTTCTTGCAGGATTTATGAAAAAGAATCCAAGCTCAAACGAGGCGGCGCTCAAGTACTTTTTGTTTGGTGCAGTGTCTTCTGCCATTATAATTTACGGAATCTCGCTTGTGTACGGGCTGACTGGCTCTACTAACATTGGAGAAGTGATAACAGGGCTTTCCACACTCGACCCGTCGCTCATGCCGCTAGGACTGCTTGCGGTAGGAATGTTCATCGCAGGATTTGGATTCAAGATGGGATTGGTACCGTTCCACATGTGGCTGCCAGACACATACGAGGGGGCACCGCCTACCATCACGGCACTGCTTGCTGCAGGAACCAAGAAGGCGGGATTTGCCGCAGCTTTGCGTGTTGTGATAATGGGAACTGTGGCGCTCAACTTGGACTGGACATTTGCACTTGGAATCATTGCAATAATGACTATGACTGTGGGAAACATTGCCGCAATCATGCAGAAGAACATCTCAAGGATGCTTGCGTATTCCAGCATTGGTCACGCAGGATACATCCTGATTGGGCTGGCAGTGGCACCGTTTACGCCAATGGGACTTCAGGGCTCGCTGTTCCACATACTGAACCACGCAGTGATGAAGGGGGCAGCGTTCATCGCAATTGCCGGAATTGTAGTCACGCTTGGAGTGACTAACATCGACAAGCTAAAGGGCCTTGGAAGAAAGATGCCAATTACGGCAGTGGGACTTGTGGTGTCGCTTTTGGCGCTTGCAGGAGTTCCTCCTACTGCAGGATTCTGGAGTAAATTGATGCTGTTTGGCGCAGCCTTGGACTCTGGCGTCCCAGGATGGGCTGGCTGGCTTGCAATAGCAGGTGTACTAAACTCGGCGCTCTCTGTGGCATACTATGGTTGGATAATACGAAAGATGTACTTTGAGGGAGAGACGGAAAAGCGGGTCAAGGAACCAAGATCAATTGTGGCAGTGATGATATTTTCTGTGATATTCCTAGTTGCAATAGGAGTCTATCCGGACCCGATTATCGAGTTTGCAAGCAATGCGGCGCCGTCACTGGAATCTGCACTTACAATTTCAAAGTAGTCAGCTTTAGAAGATACTCTAGATGCGATTTTGCATCATTGTCTGGGACTATTCTCAGGCTGGATGTTGCCTTGCTTGCATAATCCTTTAGCATCTTTTCCATGTGGTTGAAGACGTCTCGTGGGTCCGAGCTTCGTTTTACCAGCAAGTTAAAGAGCTTGTCCTCGTTCTTCCAGTCGATTAGGTCGTCACGTATCTGGTATGCGATCCCGATGTTTCGCCCGTATTCGGACAGCGCGATTATCTGGTCCTCGTTTCCGTTTCCCAGTATGGCGCCAAGCCTTGCCGCCGTCTCAAACGCGGTTGCAGTCTTGTATTCGATCACCTTCAGATAGTCGTCAAATGTGAGGTCCTGGCTTGTCTCAAGGCGCGTCTCTAGCACCTCGCCTTCGCTCATTAGCATAGCAGTGTTTGCAAGGTCTTTTGTTATTCTTGCGTTGTCAAGCCTTGATGATATGTTGAGTATAAGTCCAAGAACGAAGTCGCCTGTAAGGATGCTCGTGTTGTACCCATACTTGATGTGGAACGGGTCCTTGTGCCTCCTTGAGGTCTCATTGTCGATTATGTCGTCGTGGATCACCGATTCCGTATGCAGGAATTCCACTGCGCATCCTGCTACAAAAGCCCGCTGGTCCACCTTTCCGACGCATTCTGCTGCCAAAAGGAGGATGAGCGGCCTGATTCTCTTTCCGCCCTCGATTGCGTACATCAGGGGCTGCATGAACTCTGATTTTGAGTAAAGTGTAAGTTCGGATTCAAGGGCTGCGTCAATTTTTGAAATGTATTCTTTGTAATTTTCAAGGAGTGGGTTGATTTTGAGATTTTTTCGATCCAAAAATTACTCGAGGATCCTTTTGCTTGTGAGTATTAATAGTTTGTAGGCATTTTCGGCAAGTTTTCACATGATGTGATAAGGTGCTCCCGCCGGGATTTGGACCCGGGATCTCCGCCTTGAAAGGGCGACATGCTTGACCGGACTACACCACAGGAGCCCGCTTGCATCGACGTCCTGAGACCTTAAAATCTTTTGGAACATGAAAGATTTTTTTATCGGCATGGAATTGGTATTACATGAACTCTCTTTCAAAAAAAATTGACGATATTATCGAGCAAAAAAGCTTGCTAAAGCACCCGTTCTACCAAATGTGGAGTGATGGAAAATTATCTTCAGAATCGCTTGCAGGATATTCTAAGGAATATTTCCAAATGGTAAGGGCAGTTCCGTCCTTTGTGGGCCAGATTGCCAAATTTGCACCAAGTTCGATGATTGACGAAATCACCGCAAACCAGCAAGAAGAGGCAGAGCATCTGGAGCCGTGGGTAAGATTTGCAGTCTCGCTTGGTGTGGATGGAAGTGACGTATCAGAATATGCCGGACTTGAAAAGACGCAAAATGCAGTATCTGAATTATCGAGCCTGATGGTCTCACTTGAAGAGGGAGCTGCGGCAATGTATGCGTTTGAGAAGGAGATTCCAAAGATATCGCACACAAAGCTGGAGGGACTGGAAAAGTTCTACGGCATAACTGCGGATGATGCAACTGAATACTTTAGGCTGCACATGGAGGCGGACATTCGACACGCTGCCACGTGGGCAAACATACTGGATGGCATACCTGAAGAAAGACACGCAGAGCTGATTAGAGTCGCGGAGAGATCACTTGATGCACAGAACCACCTGCTTGACAGCTGCTACGAGAGCTACTGCCAATCTTCATAACTTTTATACCAAAAGGAAATCTGTTTTTGCAGGGCCCATAACTCAGCTTGGTAGAGTAACCGGCTCATAACCGGTGAGCCAAGGGATCGAAGCCCTTTGGGCCCATAAAATTTTCTTCTCTTACACTAGATGTATACAAGATATTATAAGACTCGCATACCATAGATACAACATGCAGAAATCGCATACAAAAGACAGAATGGATAGACTAAATCCTAAAGTCGAAAAAATTTTGGAAGACATTGATTCAGGCAAGATAAAGACGACTAGATACAAGAATGCGGATGAATACCTGAAACATGTTGACGACGTTCTTTCTGATTAAAATTGTGGCAAATAGACACTGACACTTTTTACATTGATAAAAAACTAAAGAAATTCAGATCTGATAAAGCAATAATTGATGGATTTAAAAGAACTGTTAACGATCTGGCTGCATCCGGCGATCCTAGAAAAATAGGCGAGATAAAGCATGGGCAATATCGATATTGTTATGCTATTCATGTTACAAAATCTCATAGTTTGATATACAGAGTCTTCATGACTGAGAAAATCATTCAACTGATAGACTTGGATGATCATAAAAATCTCTATGGACGAGATGACAGATCCTAGTTTTCACAAGCATGACAAAAAATAAGACAATGGTATTGTCCGCCCACCAAATGGCTTTCTACCTGTTTCTGCCCGGTTCCCATCGATTACGTATTGACGCAAACCTTTGGGCCCATAAAATTTTCTTTGACGATCAAAAATTCTTTTATTTTTCATTTCAATTAGAAAATACTTTTGGAAAGTAAAATGATAAACTAAATCAAAAACTACTGGTTACATGCAGACACACTTTCATAAACTAGGACTAGATAATCCTTAAATAACTTGACCAGATCCGGAATCTGATTGGCAAAGGGATTTTTCCTAGCTATTGTTTTTGGAATTTTGCTAATCGGGTTTTTGTCTAGTCAGGATGCAGCGGCAGTAGGCGGCACTGTTTCTGATGGGTCGTCTTGTGGGGCAATAGGAGGATCATGGAATGGTGTCTCTACCTGTACTGTCGGCTTCTCTACAAACATCGGATTTGGGGAGACGCTAACGGTTTCTCCAGGAATAACATTGCACATACCGTTTGCTATCATGCAAATCCATGGCACTCTTGACAATTATGGAACAATAACAACAGACAGCAATGCCAGCTTCAATGTCTTTGGGGGTGGAACGCTCAACAACCATGGCACAATATCGATAAACAACTCGCTTGGAGTAAGTGGAACGCTCAACAACCATGGCACAATCACCATTAACGGTGGGGGTTTTTCAGAGATCTTCAACTCTGGAATAATCAACAACTCTGGCACCATACAAAACAACAATACGATTCGCAATTTCCATGGAATTATCAACAACATTGCTGGCGGCACAATAAACAATAACTGGGTAATCGGCATGAATGCTGGCACAATCAACAACTATGGTATGTTTAACACCAAACGAACACTAAACAACCTATACGGTGTAATCAACAACTTTGCAGGCGGCACAATAAACAATACCGGCACAATAGACAACATTCTAAGCACACCGCCTGGCACGCTCAACAACTACTGTGGCGCAACATATACGGGAAACGAACCTTCTGGAAACCCCAGAAACAACATCCTCTGTGATGTAGATAGTGATGGGGTTCCAGATGAAACTGACAACTGCCCATTGGTGGCAAATGCAGATCAAGCAGATTCCGATGGTGACGGAATGGGTGACGCATGTGACAACTCTGCTCCGCAGGCAAGCAATTCTACAATCACTACAAACGAGGACACGCTGGTGAGTGACAACGCACTTGCAGTCGATGCAGAAAATGATTCGCTTGTCTTCATTCTGGTATCGGGCCCAGCAAATGGTAATCTGGTCTTCAACACGAATGGTACATTTACCTATACGCCGGCACTAAACTACAA harbors:
- a CDS encoding NADH-quinone oxidoreductase subunit N, which encodes MIEITSTPIILIAILGTIGMLLPIISIARKDKGSNTLYAAIAFGALIASIGYVVYETVTNQLPPAAIFSGDVLSNDSFSGLFAIAMLIVSIMTTVGSFSFMRNQSHHAVYYSMILLSTIGMVLVAYSTDLVMLFVAWELMSIPTYVLAGFMKKNPSSNEAALKYFLFGAVSSAIIIYGISLVYGLTGSTNIGEVITGLSTLDPSLMPLGLLAVGMFIAGFGFKMGLVPFHMWLPDTYEGAPPTITALLAAGTKKAGFAAALRVVIMGTVALNLDWTFALGIIAIMTMTVGNIAAIMQKNISRMLAYSSIGHAGYILIGLAVAPFTPMGLQGSLFHILNHAVMKGAAFIAIAGIVVTLGVTNIDKLKGLGRKMPITAVGLVVSLLALAGVPPTAGFWSKLMLFGAALDSGVPGWAGWLAIAGVLNSALSVAYYGWIIRKMYFEGETEKRVKEPRSIVAVMIFSVIFLVAIGVYPDPIIEFASNAAPSLESALTISK
- a CDS encoding polyprenyl synthetase family protein, which encodes MDRKNLKINPLLENYKEYISKIDAALESELTLYSKSEFMQPLMYAIEGGKRIRPLILLLAAECVGKVDQRAFVAGCAVEFLHTESVIHDDIIDNETSRRHKDPFHIKYGYNTSILTGDFVLGLILNISSRLDNARITKDLANTAMLMSEGEVLETRLETSQDLTFDDYLKVIEYKTATAFETAARLGAILGNGNEDQIIALSEYGRNIGIAYQIRDDLIDWKNEDKLFNLLVKRSSDPRDVFNHMEKMLKDYASKATSSLRIVPDNDAKSHLEYLLKLTTLKL
- a CDS encoding TenA family transcriptional regulator, with amino-acid sequence MNSLSKKIDDIIEQKSLLKHPFYQMWSDGKLSSESLAGYSKEYFQMVRAVPSFVGQIAKFAPSSMIDEITANQQEEAEHLEPWVRFAVSLGVDGSDVSEYAGLEKTQNAVSELSSLMVSLEEGAAAMYAFEKEIPKISHTKLEGLEKFYGITADDATEYFRLHMEADIRHAATWANILDGIPEERHAELIRVAERSLDAQNHLLDSCYESYCQSS
- a CDS encoding tandem-95 repeat protein, with protein sequence MAKGFFLAIVFGILLIGFLSSQDAAAVGGTVSDGSSCGAIGGSWNGVSTCTVGFSTNIGFGETLTVSPGITLHIPFAIMQIHGTLDNYGTITTDSNASFNVFGGGTLNNHGTISINNSLGVSGTLNNHGTITINGGGFSEIFNSGIINNSGTIQNNNTIRNFHGIINNIAGGTINNNWVIGMNAGTINNYGMFNTKRTLNNLYGVINNFAGGTINNTGTIDNILSTPPGTLNNYCGATYTGNEPSGNPRNNILCDVDSDGVPDETDNCPLVANADQADSDGDGMGDACDNSAPQASNSTITTNEDTLVSDNALAVDAENDSLVFILVSGPANGNLVFNTNGTFTYTPALNYNGADSFTFKANDGEFDSNAAHVDITVTPLNDPPSVDSISIITNEDTQVGGTVSGSDVDGDTLSYSLVSGASNGVLEFNTDGTYSYTPALNYNGSDLFSYVANDGAQDSNIATVSITINPINDDPVCGNVPVMAVWPPNHKMMPISFAMQTSDVDGDAVTISIQSIFQDEPTNGLGDGDTSPDATLNPPKVRAERSGTGDGRVYVITVLGDDGNGGSCTESFEIWVPHSQKKPVTAVNSGATYDSTQP